A DNA window from Natronogracilivirga saccharolytica contains the following coding sequences:
- the ruvC gene encoding crossover junction endodeoxyribonuclease RuvC produces the protein MITRILGVDPGSRSTGYAVLEKKGQVYRSVCCDTIRLSGTPDPHERLKVLYADITHVIRTYEAEICAIETPVYGKDPAAMLKLGRAQAALIMGVLHCGIPLFEYYPKAVKKAITGTGNATKGQVAYMLHKMISIPDEALSDDATDALAVAWCHFQKLRDPQGVTESADTSTGFRHRRKNSWDDFVENNPDRVRNP, from the coding sequence ATGATTACACGGATTCTGGGTGTTGATCCGGGTTCCCGCAGTACCGGTTATGCCGTCCTGGAAAAGAAAGGACAGGTTTACCGCTCCGTCTGCTGCGATACCATACGACTTTCCGGCACACCGGATCCTCATGAACGGCTCAAAGTTCTGTACGCTGACATTACACATGTTATACGCACTTATGAGGCAGAAATTTGTGCCATTGAAACCCCCGTTTACGGCAAGGATCCTGCAGCTATGCTGAAACTGGGACGAGCCCAGGCCGCATTGATCATGGGCGTGCTTCACTGCGGCATACCTCTTTTCGAATACTATCCCAAGGCTGTAAAAAAGGCGATAACTGGTACCGGAAATGCCACAAAGGGTCAGGTTGCATATATGCTGCACAAAATGATATCCATTCCTGATGAAGCTCTTTCGGATGACGCTACCGATGCTCTCGCTGTGGCCTGGTGTCATTTTCAGAAACTGCGCGACCCGCAGGGTGTCACCGAATCTGCAGACACTTCAACAGGATTCAGACACAGACGAAAAAACTCCTGGGATGACTTTGTTGAGAACAACCCGGACAGGGTCAGAAACCCATAA
- the ruvA gene encoding Holliday junction branch migration protein RuvA has translation MIALLNGSIINSEGGKVLVDTGGVGYAVRISNHTLDRLPSPGSKCTLFIYHHISENDQQLYGFADLEEKNLFELLISVKSIGPRLALALLSAMPPKNLVQAIIHQQAGLIAKSPGIGKKSAERIVLELKDKLGEISEHETPGEVTDSLQQETVSALESLGYHHNAALKAVRTAADQTKESETVSDLLKKALKHLQ, from the coding sequence ATGATCGCTCTGTTAAATGGCTCTATCATCAATAGTGAAGGCGGAAAGGTACTGGTCGACACCGGCGGCGTAGGATATGCTGTCCGCATTTCCAATCACACACTGGACCGGCTGCCGTCACCCGGCTCCAAATGCACACTATTCATTTACCATCATATTTCAGAAAACGACCAGCAGCTCTACGGATTTGCTGATTTGGAAGAAAAAAATCTTTTTGAATTATTGATTTCAGTAAAAAGTATTGGTCCGCGGCTGGCACTTGCCCTTCTTTCTGCCATGCCTCCGAAAAACCTGGTACAGGCTATCATTCATCAACAGGCCGGATTGATCGCAAAAAGTCCGGGAATAGGCAAAAAGTCAGCTGAACGTATTGTGCTGGAACTGAAAGACAAACTCGGTGAAATTTCTGAGCATGAAACCCCGGGCGAGGTCACAGATTCACTGCAGCAGGAAACAGTTTCTGCTCTTGAGTCCCTGGGTTATCACCATAATGCCGCACTAAAGGCAGTCCGGACCGCTGCCGACCAGACGAAAGAATCCGAAACCGTCTCGGATTTACTGAAAAAAGCATTGAAACACCTGCAATAG
- a CDS encoding response regulator transcription factor, whose amino-acid sequence MPNTRILVVDDEHDILELLEYNLKKLGFEVFMADNGADGIKLAREHKPDLILLDIMMPKMDGHEVCARIKEDSALKNTPVIFLTAREDEKTEIRNLDEGADDFLTKPISISKLISRIKAVLRRFQGYSDDENKLSIRIHDLNIDRERYVVMKGEKEYRLPRKEFEVLFKLAEHPGIVLKREVLLNEIWGSNVFVVDRTVDVHIRKIRDKIGSEYIETVKGVGYRFRK is encoded by the coding sequence TTGCCTAATACACGTATACTCGTTGTTGATGACGAGCATGACATCCTGGAACTTCTTGAGTATAATCTCAAAAAGCTTGGGTTTGAAGTATTTATGGCTGATAATGGTGCCGATGGTATCAAACTGGCCCGTGAACACAAGCCTGATCTTATCCTTCTGGATATAATGATGCCTAAAATGGACGGGCACGAGGTATGTGCACGGATCAAAGAGGACAGCGCCCTTAAAAACACTCCGGTCATTTTCCTCACTGCCCGGGAGGATGAAAAAACGGAAATCCGCAATCTGGATGAAGGTGCCGATGACTTCCTTACCAAACCTATCAGTATTTCCAAACTTATATCCAGAATCAAAGCGGTGCTGAGGCGCTTTCAGGGATATTCTGATGATGAAAACAAACTTTCCATTCGCATTCATGACCTGAACATTGATCGTGAACGGTATGTTGTGATGAAAGGTGAAAAAGAGTACCGTTTACCCCGGAAAGAGTTTGAGGTGCTTTTCAAACTTGCTGAACACCCCGGTATTGTGTTAAAAAGAGAAGTCCTGCTTAATGAAATTTGGGGTAGCAATGTATTTGTTGTAGACCGGACGGTTGATGTTCACATCAGGAAAATCAGGGACAAGATCGGAAGCGAATATATTGAAACCGTTAAAGGTGTCGGGTACCGGTTCAGAAAATGA
- a CDS encoding sensor histidine kinase → MSTVSRYVFRLGLRLAVLSASALFLISAPLYYVFSNDVGVSLLFGISIGLISFIAVYFCSYYLMFSRLSGIQKVVAATPRTSISFSDSKSSGSNDELDRILELSKESKKLVRDHFRNMDETDHYRKEFIGDISHELKTPIFSVQGYLETLSQGALDDPKVNKLFLTKAMNNVDRLISLTNDLMEITKIETGELKPELQIIALNNIINDVIDSLNYKAEQAQITIRFQPKEVNSFAFADRNQIRQVLINLVENAIKYNKPEGRIYIGTTIEKSDPEHVLVSVKDTGIGIEPENLKRVTERFYRVDKSRSRDQGGTGLGLAIVKHILESHNSQLQIKSKPGSGSQFSFKLKLADHYSDHISA, encoded by the coding sequence ATGAGCACTGTTTCACGATACGTATTCAGGCTTGGTCTGCGGCTGGCTGTTTTATCAGCATCTGCGCTTTTTCTGATCTCTGCCCCGTTGTATTACGTATTTTCCAATGATGTCGGAGTTTCTCTACTGTTCGGTATTTCCATCGGTTTAATCAGCTTTATCGCCGTTTATTTTTGTTCTTATTATCTCATGTTCAGTAGGCTTTCCGGTATTCAAAAAGTGGTTGCTGCTACACCCCGCACATCTATAAGCTTCAGTGACAGCAAATCTTCGGGATCAAATGATGAACTTGACCGGATCCTTGAACTCAGCAAAGAATCAAAAAAGCTCGTCCGGGATCACTTCCGCAATATGGACGAAACCGACCATTACAGGAAAGAGTTTATCGGTGATATCTCGCACGAATTGAAAACCCCCATTTTCTCTGTTCAGGGATATCTTGAAACGCTTAGTCAGGGAGCACTGGATGATCCCAAAGTCAACAAGCTTTTCCTGACAAAAGCCATGAACAATGTTGACAGGCTAATATCGCTTACAAATGATTTGATGGAAATTACCAAAATTGAGACCGGCGAACTTAAACCGGAACTGCAAATCATCGCACTTAACAACATTATCAATGATGTCATTGATTCGCTTAATTACAAGGCCGAACAGGCTCAAATAACTATCCGGTTTCAGCCAAAAGAAGTTAACTCATTTGCTTTTGCAGATCGCAATCAAATACGTCAGGTGCTGATTAACCTTGTCGAAAATGCGATCAAATACAATAAACCTGAGGGACGGATATATATTGGGACAACAATTGAAAAAAGCGATCCTGAGCATGTACTGGTTTCTGTAAAAGACACGGGTATCGGCATAGAACCTGAAAACTTAAAAAGGGTCACTGAACGCTTTTATCGGGTTGATAAATCCCGGTCGCGGGATCAAGGCGGCACGGGCCTTGGTCTTGCCATCGTAAAACATATACTTGAATCACACAACTCACAACTCCAAATTAAAAGCAAACCGGGAAGCGGCTCTCAGTTTTCTTTCAAACTCAAACTTGCCGATCACTATTCAGATCACATTTCTGCTTGA
- a CDS encoding mannose-1-phosphate guanylyltransferase codes for MNYALIMAGGIGSRFWPKSRIDAPKQFLSFFEDKTLLQNTIDRIRPIIPVERIIVSTNADYVDIVKEQIPDIPLENIVGEPVAKNTAPCIAFAASFIHYRDPEATMVVLPSDHFIQNEDAFLKDLELSARIAEEKNRLVTIGITPTRPETGYGYIQYNDENTISFNGDTAYPVKTFAEKPDVQTALKFLQSGDFLWNSGMFIWRTERVLEEIKKHLPVLHHQVEILHQHLSDNDGNISRDVLHSVYHSCFSVSIDYGIMEKSEDVVVVPSHFHWSDLGSWMAIYELQKDQGDEDGNILNSQNILTVKSQNCYVSSANRKLIALVGLQGIGLIETDDAMLICKLDSSQNVKEVYDKLEERDLREYR; via the coding sequence ATGAACTACGCTCTGATCATGGCCGGCGGGATCGGCTCCCGCTTCTGGCCCAAAAGCCGGATAGATGCGCCAAAGCAATTTCTTTCTTTTTTTGAGGATAAAACCCTGCTGCAAAATACTATTGACAGAATCCGGCCGATCATCCCGGTGGAGCGCATCATTGTGAGCACAAATGCCGATTATGTTGATATTGTCAAAGAACAGATACCTGATATTCCGCTTGAAAACATAGTTGGTGAGCCTGTAGCTAAAAACACAGCCCCATGTATCGCTTTTGCCGCCAGTTTTATACACTACAGGGATCCGGAAGCCACCATGGTTGTGCTGCCTTCGGATCACTTTATCCAAAATGAAGATGCTTTTCTGAAAGATCTCGAGCTTTCAGCCCGAATTGCTGAAGAAAAAAACCGGCTTGTCACTATCGGAATTACTCCGACCCGACCGGAAACGGGATACGGCTACATTCAGTATAATGACGAAAACACTATTTCCTTTAATGGTGACACTGCGTATCCCGTTAAAACATTTGCCGAGAAGCCCGATGTTCAGACTGCTTTGAAATTCCTCCAGTCCGGAGATTTTTTGTGGAACAGCGGTATGTTTATCTGGAGGACAGAAAGAGTACTTGAAGAAATAAAAAAACACCTTCCTGTACTTCATCATCAAGTTGAAATATTACATCAGCACCTGTCTGACAATGACGGAAATATCAGCCGGGATGTCCTTCACTCCGTGTATCACTCTTGTTTTTCCGTTTCCATCGACTACGGCATTATGGAAAAATCTGAAGATGTTGTCGTTGTTCCGTCTCATTTTCACTGGAGCGACCTGGGCAGCTGGATGGCCATTTATGAACTTCAAAAAGACCAGGGGGATGAGGATGGCAATATTCTGAATTCACAGAATATTCTGACCGTCAAGTCACAAAATTGCTACGTCTCTTCCGCCAACAGGAAGCTGATCGCATTGGTTGGCTTGCAGGGTATTGGTCTGATTGAAACGGATGATGCCATGTTGATCTGCAAGCTTGACAGCTCCCAGAATGTAAAAGAAGTATATGACAAGCTGGAAGAACGGGACCTGAGAGAGTATCGGTAA
- a CDS encoding MBL fold metallo-hydrolase — MKLTFLGTGTSMGVPVAGGFGTENGGSDPRDNRYRCSAWIQSGKRSFVIDIGPEFRLQTLRAGIRRIDALFITHEHTDHIGGLDDLRAYNYAQKQPIPVYTDNRTETAIRKRYSYMFPPDKTPGSVDIVFRKWSDEIIDGDCVITPLPVKHGNMDVLGFRINDISYITDVSYIPPETAEKINGSKILVMSGLRWQPSHPTHFTIPEACEVANKLNVGRTYLIHISPFVRHEEISGRLPGNVQLAFDQLEVVI; from the coding sequence ATGAAGTTGACATTTTTAGGAACCGGGACTTCAATGGGTGTGCCTGTGGCCGGGGGCTTTGGAACAGAAAACGGAGGATCAGATCCCAGGGATAACAGGTACAGATGTTCTGCATGGATTCAATCCGGCAAAAGATCCTTTGTAATCGATATTGGTCCCGAGTTCAGGCTTCAGACACTCAGAGCCGGAATCAGACGTATTGACGCACTATTCATTACTCATGAACATACAGACCATATCGGCGGACTGGATGATCTGAGGGCCTATAATTACGCTCAAAAGCAGCCAATACCCGTTTATACCGACAACAGGACGGAAACGGCTATCCGGAAACGATACTCTTACATGTTTCCACCAGACAAAACCCCCGGGTCGGTTGATATTGTATTTAGAAAATGGAGCGATGAAATAATTGACGGTGACTGTGTTATTACACCACTGCCTGTTAAACACGGGAATATGGATGTGCTGGGTTTTCGCATAAATGATATTTCTTACATTACCGATGTCAGCTATATCCCTCCTGAAACGGCCGAAAAAATCAACGGATCAAAAATACTTGTAATGAGCGGATTGCGCTGGCAGCCGTCCCATCCTACGCATTTTACCATTCCGGAAGCCTGCGAAGTTGCGAACAAACTGAATGTCGGGCGCACATATCTGATACATATATCGCCCTTTGTCCGCCATGAGGAAATATCCGGACGGCTGCCCGGTAATGTACAGCTTGCATTTGATCAGCTTGAGGTGGTTATTTAG
- the mnmG gene encoding tRNA uridine-5-carboxymethylaminomethyl(34) synthesis enzyme MnmG — protein sequence MKSSMLHPQYDVIVVGGGHAGAEAAAASGRMGCSTLLISLNLNAIAQMSCNPAIGGVAKGQLVREIDALGGIMGAVADSSGVQFRMLNRSKGPAMWSPRAQSDRMLYAQHIREKLEEIPTLHMRQDSVVGLLTDSGSVNGVVTQSGQHIPGKAVILTNGTFLNGLIHIGEKNFGGGRSGERASVGITENLEQLGFESGRLKTGTPPRLDGRTIDFEKLEIQYGDDEPTPFSYLTKSIPDKDKQLTCWIAYTTPAVHEVLKSGFDRSPMFNGRITSTGPRYCPSIEDKINRFAERDRHQLFVEPEGWNTYEIYLNGFSTSLPEDTQYQALRTIPGFEEVVMIRPGYAIEYDYFPPHQINRSMETKLLSSLYFAGQINGTTGYEEAASQGLMAGINAARKIQGKEEIVLKRSEAYIGVLIDDLVNKGTEEPYRMFTSRAEHRILLRQDNADLRLTPLSRDIGLATETRINDFARKETEISKLKEFLSDYSVRPEKFNLLLEHKQQAPLKQSQKLPKLITRPHLGLNELFDHDPELTEGVFSITKNPLVIEQVEIQFKYEGYIQKEHEMVRQISEKENMSIPESIDYSKIQSLSSEGRQKLQKVLPETIGQAGRISGVSASDIAVLMVYLNH from the coding sequence ATGAAAAGCAGTATGCTACACCCTCAATACGATGTCATTGTAGTTGGAGGAGGACATGCCGGTGCTGAAGCAGCGGCTGCTTCCGGAAGAATGGGGTGCAGCACATTGCTGATTTCTCTGAATCTGAATGCAATAGCACAAATGTCCTGCAATCCTGCGATAGGAGGCGTGGCCAAGGGTCAGCTTGTCAGAGAAATCGATGCCCTTGGAGGCATCATGGGTGCTGTTGCTGATTCTTCCGGTGTTCAGTTCAGGATGCTTAACAGAAGCAAAGGGCCCGCCATGTGGAGTCCGCGTGCCCAAAGTGACCGAATGCTCTATGCACAGCATATCAGAGAGAAACTTGAAGAAATACCAACCCTGCACATGAGACAGGACAGTGTTGTCGGGTTGCTGACTGATTCCGGCTCAGTAAATGGAGTGGTCACCCAAAGCGGACAACACATACCCGGCAAAGCTGTAATTCTGACCAACGGTACTTTTCTGAACGGCCTTATACATATTGGCGAAAAGAACTTTGGCGGAGGCCGTTCCGGAGAACGGGCTTCCGTTGGCATTACTGAAAATCTCGAGCAGCTTGGTTTTGAATCGGGCCGCCTTAAGACCGGCACCCCGCCGCGACTGGACGGCCGCACCATCGACTTCGAAAAACTTGAGATTCAATACGGGGATGATGAGCCCACGCCTTTTTCTTATCTGACAAAATCAATCCCTGACAAAGACAAGCAGTTGACTTGCTGGATTGCCTATACCACCCCTGCCGTTCATGAAGTTTTAAAAAGTGGTTTTGATCGCAGCCCCATGTTCAACGGACGCATCACCTCCACGGGCCCCAGGTACTGCCCCTCTATTGAAGACAAAATCAATCGTTTTGCTGAAAGGGACAGACATCAGCTTTTTGTTGAGCCGGAAGGCTGGAATACTTATGAAATATACCTTAACGGATTTTCTACCAGCCTTCCCGAGGATACACAGTACCAGGCGCTTCGAACCATCCCCGGATTTGAAGAAGTTGTTATGATCCGGCCCGGATATGCTATTGAATACGATTACTTTCCGCCCCACCAGATCAACAGAAGCATGGAAACCAAGCTGCTAAGCAGTCTTTATTTTGCCGGTCAAATAAACGGCACTACAGGATACGAAGAAGCGGCAAGTCAGGGTTTAATGGCCGGCATCAACGCAGCCAGAAAAATTCAGGGTAAGGAGGAGATTGTTCTCAAGCGATCAGAAGCCTATATCGGTGTACTGATTGATGATTTGGTAAACAAGGGTACGGAAGAACCCTACCGCATGTTCACTTCAAGAGCAGAACACCGCATTCTCTTACGGCAAGATAATGCTGATTTAAGACTCACTCCATTATCCCGTGATATAGGACTTGCCACTGAAACCCGTATAAATGATTTTGCAAGAAAGGAAACTGAAATCTCAAAGCTGAAAGAGTTTCTTTCTGATTACAGTGTCCGTCCTGAAAAATTCAATTTACTGCTTGAACACAAACAACAGGCTCCTTTAAAGCAGAGCCAAAAGCTGCCCAAGCTTATCACCAGGCCGCACCTTGGCCTTAATGAGCTTTTTGATCATGACCCCGAACTCACAGAGGGCGTTTTTTCTATTACTAAAAACCCACTGGTTATTGAACAGGTTGAAATACAGTTCAAGTATGAAGGCTATATCCAAAAAGAGCACGAGATGGTCCGTCAAATTTCTGAAAAAGAAAATATGTCCATTCCGGAATCTATTGATTACTCCAAAATTCAAAGCCTTTCCAGTGAAGGCCGCCAGAAACTGCAGAAAGTACTACCAGAAACCATTGGCCAGGCCGGACGAATTAGCGGTGTTTCAGCTAGTGACATTGCGGTCCTCATGGTATACCTTAACCACTAA
- a CDS encoding 16S rRNA (guanine(527)-N(7))-methyltransferase RsmG, whose translation MTIPKSPPDCSIVSRETMEEARSLIDENRDIFSRLQDLWLWWNKSVNLFSRKCGNTELYYHIWHSLLLSCHNPSGFIDDSNIIVDAGTGGGLPGIPMAVACPDKQFLLVDKVRKKQRVIKDISTKLGLSNITAVHDKIENVRPNNKFRVVSKHAFDAADLLSSLGIAPESVMMLKGKDVFEELDKVDEEQVSAIRIDEIDASFGSFFKDKYIVTFQLIMPQSAHGK comes from the coding sequence ATGACCATTCCAAAAAGTCCCCCAGATTGTTCCATTGTTTCACGTGAAACAATGGAGGAGGCTCGTTCACTTATTGATGAAAACAGGGATATATTTTCCCGTTTACAAGATCTTTGGCTTTGGTGGAATAAGTCCGTGAATCTTTTTAGCAGGAAATGCGGCAATACTGAGTTGTATTACCATATCTGGCACAGTCTTCTGCTATCTTGCCATAACCCCTCCGGCTTTATAGATGATTCGAATATTATCGTTGATGCAGGAACAGGCGGGGGTTTGCCTGGTATACCCATGGCAGTTGCTTGTCCTGACAAACAATTCCTGCTCGTTGACAAGGTCAGGAAAAAGCAACGGGTTATAAAAGACATTTCAACGAAGCTTGGTCTCAGTAATATCACTGCTGTACATGATAAAATTGAGAATGTCCGTCCGAATAATAAATTCCGGGTTGTATCAAAGCATGCATTTGATGCAGCCGATTTGCTTAGCAGCCTGGGCATTGCTCCGGAATCAGTAATGATGCTGAAAGGAAAAGATGTGTTTGAAGAACTTGATAAAGTTGACGAAGAGCAGGTTTCAGCTATAAGAATCGATGAAATTGATGCTTCATTCGGATCTTTTTTTAAGGACAAGTATATTGTGACCTTTCAATTAATAATGCCACAATCCGCTCATGGGAAGTAA
- a CDS encoding helix-turn-helix transcriptional regulator produces the protein MKIIYMLQSGKRITVDVLAGMFDVSRRTIFRDMRIIQDLGVPVTHESEMGYGVMREATIPPIMFSFRELSVVMMGLSFVGSQIDPDMVEDAKNVSLKIRNAIPHSLQERMNSLESGTIVSPYIHNIEKRKKGGDWYLICTSFAEKRAVRFLYSDRKGKTSTRLIDPHTLIHYTDHWNVIGFCHDRKALRNFVLDRMTDVTLTDEPFISDTNYSRDELLYGRLEKEYTVTVEIAREKAFSFLSTLPGKITERKDLSRVIRLSFLIDNLDYINEWMLGFGLHLHIISPASLKKKRAVLLEKMLGSELQPPAG, from the coding sequence TTGAAAATCATTTACATGCTGCAGTCCGGCAAGAGGATAACCGTTGATGTGCTTGCCGGGATGTTTGATGTCAGCCGCAGAACCATATTTCGTGACATGCGAATTATTCAGGACCTGGGGGTGCCGGTCACGCATGAAAGTGAAATGGGATATGGTGTGATGAGGGAGGCTACCATTCCGCCCATTATGTTTTCTTTCAGAGAATTGTCCGTAGTAATGATGGGTCTTTCATTCGTCGGTTCTCAGATAGATCCTGATATGGTAGAAGATGCAAAAAATGTCTCATTGAAAATTCGCAATGCCATCCCTCATTCCCTGCAGGAAAGAATGAACAGCCTTGAGTCAGGAACAATTGTTTCTCCATATATCCATAACATAGAAAAAAGAAAGAAAGGTGGTGACTGGTACCTGATATGTACATCTTTTGCTGAAAAACGGGCGGTTCGTTTCTTATACAGTGACAGAAAGGGGAAAACGAGCACCCGATTGATAGATCCCCACACTCTTATCCATTACACAGACCACTGGAATGTGATCGGTTTTTGTCACGACCGGAAAGCGCTCAGAAATTTTGTGCTGGACAGAATGACAGATGTAACACTCACTGATGAACCATTCATTTCAGATACGAACTATTCCAGGGACGAACTATTATATGGGAGATTGGAAAAGGAGTACACGGTTACAGTAGAGATCGCCCGCGAAAAAGCCTTTTCGTTTCTTTCTACCCTGCCCGGAAAAATCACGGAAAGAAAAGACCTTTCCCGTGTGATCAGGCTGTCATTCCTGATAGATAACCTGGACTACATAAACGAGTGGATGCTCGGATTCGGCCTGCATTTGCATATCATCTCTCCGGCTTCTCTTAAGAAAAAAAGAGCCGTACTGTTGGAAAAGATGCTTGGATCTGAGCTGCAGCCCCCGGCCGGTTAA